A genomic window from Candidatus Finniella inopinata includes:
- a CDS encoding NAD-dependent epimerase/dehydratase family protein, whose amino-acid sequence MLDKQKKIVVGGAGGFIGGALIKNLQDQGYTDLRAVDIKPLNEWYQVVDGVQNCILDLKEKDAAFAACEGVETVFNLAADMGGMGFIENNKALCMLSVLINTHMLMAAHHHKAKRFFFSSSACVYAADKQTDADVTALKEADAYPAMPEDGYGWEKLFSERMCRHYSEDFGLVTRVARFHNVYGPLGTYDGGREKAPAAICRKVIETQLNGTNEIEIWGDGEQTRSFMYIDDCVEGVLKIMNSHIDYPINLGSSELVSINQLVSMVEEIAGVKLKRNYNLSAPKGVRGRNSDNTLIQKELSWEPSTSLTDGMRKTYDWIYAQMVTTRS is encoded by the coding sequence ATGTTAGACAAACAGAAAAAGATTGTTGTTGGCGGTGCTGGCGGCTTTATCGGCGGTGCACTTATAAAAAATTTGCAGGACCAAGGATATACAGATCTAAGAGCTGTTGACATAAAACCGCTTAATGAATGGTATCAGGTCGTCGACGGTGTTCAAAACTGTATCCTGGATTTGAAAGAAAAAGATGCAGCCTTTGCTGCGTGCGAAGGGGTTGAAACCGTTTTTAACCTGGCAGCTGATATGGGGGGCATGGGGTTCATTGAAAACAATAAAGCTTTGTGCATGCTGTCGGTTTTGATTAACACCCACATGTTGATGGCTGCCCATCATCATAAAGCTAAGCGATTCTTTTTCTCCTCATCAGCGTGTGTTTATGCCGCTGACAAGCAGACCGATGCTGACGTGACAGCCTTGAAAGAAGCCGATGCTTACCCCGCCATGCCAGAAGACGGCTACGGGTGGGAGAAGTTATTTAGCGAACGCATGTGCCGCCATTACAGCGAAGATTTCGGCTTGGTTACCCGTGTGGCCCGCTTTCACAATGTTTATGGACCCTTAGGCACCTACGATGGTGGTCGCGAGAAGGCACCCGCAGCTATTTGTCGCAAGGTTATCGAGACTCAATTGAACGGCACCAATGAAATCGAAATTTGGGGTGATGGAGAACAAACCCGCAGCTTTATGTATATTGATGACTGCGTCGAAGGTGTCCTGAAAATTATGAACAGCCATATCGACTATCCCATTAACTTGGGGAGCTCTGAGTTGGTCAGCATCAATCAATTGGTCAGCATGGTGGAAGAGATAGCTGGCGTTAAATTAAAACGCAACTATAATTTATCAGCCCCGAAAGGTGTTCGCGGACGCAACAGCGACAACACGCTGATTCAAAAGGAACTGAGTTGGGAACCCTCAACGTCGTTGACGGATGGCATGCGCAAGACCTATGACTGGATTTATGCGCAGATGGTTACAACTAGAAGCTAA
- a CDS encoding ABC transporter ATP-binding protein, translating into MTHPAIIVDHLTKKYHLGSIREDSFKKILGQWIGLHKKPIAETKEFLALNDVTFTVNQGEVLGIVGHNGAGKSTLLKVLSRITEPTSGEARVYGRVGTLLEIGTGFHPDLNGIENIFLNGSILGMRPPEIRQCLDEIIAFSGVEKFLYTPVKHYSSGMMVRLAFSVAAHLQADIIFLDEVWGAGDQEFSQKSIAKMKSIVKSGRTVVVISHDLAILKELCTRCLWMEKGRIIQDGPADRVIETYKESTKAT; encoded by the coding sequence ATGACTCATCCCGCCATTATCGTTGATCACCTGACCAAAAAATACCACTTAGGAAGTATTCGCGAGGATTCTTTTAAGAAGATTTTGGGCCAGTGGATAGGCTTGCATAAAAAACCCATCGCCGAAACAAAGGAATTTTTGGCCCTCAACGACGTTACTTTCACCGTGAACCAGGGGGAGGTTTTGGGAATTGTTGGGCATAATGGGGCGGGGAAAAGTACTTTATTAAAAGTTCTGTCCCGCATCACAGAACCAACGTCTGGCGAGGCCCGCGTCTACGGCCGCGTTGGCACGCTTTTGGAAATTGGCACAGGTTTTCACCCCGACCTGAATGGTATTGAAAACATTTTCTTAAATGGGTCAATCTTGGGCATGCGTCCGCCAGAAATCCGTCAATGTTTGGATGAAATCATTGCCTTTTCGGGCGTAGAGAAATTTCTTTACACCCCCGTTAAGCATTATTCCAGCGGGATGATGGTTCGTCTGGCTTTTTCTGTGGCAGCTCACTTGCAGGCTGATATCATTTTCTTGGATGAAGTCTGGGGTGCTGGCGATCAAGAGTTTTCACAAAAAAGTATTGCTAAGATGAAAAGCATCGTTAAAAGCGGCCGTACGGTCGTTGTTATTTCTCACGATTTAGCGATTCTAAAAGAGCTGTGCACCCGTTGTCTTTGGATGGAAAAGGGTAGGATTATTCAGGATGGCCCCGCTGATAGAGTCATAGAGACTTATAAAGAATCCACAAAAGCCACATGA
- a CDS encoding DUF2628 domain-containing protein, with protein sequence MLSGQKHVWNWAAAWGGPFWLLYRKAYGLGLLLLTTLVICGLLLNFFFATMPGSSLSTATFGTFLSIGNNLYLLSLKRKISLGYHRLSLKKHRFFVTFFLSSFVWHDYNFAVCRVVYEL encoded by the coding sequence ATGTTATCCGGCCAAAAGCATGTTTGGAATTGGGCTGCTGCCTGGGGAGGTCCTTTCTGGCTTTTATACCGAAAAGCCTATGGGTTGGGGCTATTACTCCTAACGACCCTTGTTATTTGTGGGCTTTTACTTAATTTTTTCTTTGCTACAATGCCGGGGTCTTCATTGTCAACTGCAACTTTTGGTACTTTTCTAAGCATTGGGAATAATTTGTATCTGTTGTCATTAAAACGAAAAATAAGCCTGGGATATCACAGGTTATCTCTTAAAAAACACCGATTTTTTGTCACTTTTTTTCTATCTTCTTTTGTGTGGCATGACTATAATTTCGCTGTTTGTAGGGTCGTTTATGAACTTTGA
- a CDS encoding DUF2628 domain-containing protein: MDDQINIQNLMKLSATGNPTRNSYYEETFRKMLSGQKYVWNWSAALFGPVWLVYRRSYGSAFFLMPLLTFVSIWYAALLGLAWLVYRKSYGFSSLGMPVFLALYVLPLFALLLVNALILACQKAGLYLLCPIVIAAGCCILFQGYMGNGFYVWSLKRKISKGYHRAPKVNIDMLSAIFLASILISAFTCVGFFLTHLAILAKYV, translated from the coding sequence ATGGACGATCAAATTAACATCCAAAACCTTATGAAACTTTCTGCAACGGGTAATCCAACAAGGAATTCCTATTATGAAGAGACTTTTCGTAAAATGTTGTCGGGTCAAAAATATGTTTGGAACTGGTCAGCTGCCTTATTTGGCCCTGTATGGCTTGTATATCGCAGGTCTTACGGTTCCGCTTTTTTTTTGATGCCCTTATTAACATTTGTTTCGATTTGGTATGCTGCCTTACTTGGCCTTGCATGGCTCGTATATCGCAAGTCTTATGGGTTCTCCTCTTTGGGGATGCCTGTGTTTCTAGCACTTTATGTACTTCCGCTCTTTGCTTTATTATTGGTCAATGCTTTAATATTAGCTTGTCAGAAAGCAGGACTATACCTGTTGTGTCCCATTGTCATTGCGGCTGGTTGTTGTATCTTGTTTCAAGGTTATATGGGAAATGGTTTTTACGTATGGTCGCTAAAACGTAAAATAAGCAAGGGCTACCATAGAGCACCAAAGGTAAATATTGACATGTTATCGGCTATTTTTCTTGCATCGATTTTAATCTCTGCTTTTACTTGTGTAGGTTTTTTTCTCACCCACCTTGCAATCTTGGCCAAATACGTTTAG
- a CDS encoding TatD family hydrolase → MLVDSHCHLNFPEFEYDLDQVIQNANQQGVTTFLTVNTRLDQTAHLQKIAETYERVFFSVGVHPHDAAEFVSKDLVTSIRELTQHPKAVGIGETGLDYHYNNSPRQEQLDSFHQHLQASTELDLPIIIHTREADEDTLACLDDHPNAKGVFHCFSGSADLARAALDRGFYLSFSGIITFKTAEELRQVVRFAPMDRILVETDSPFLAPIPHRGRRNEPAFTRINAEKIAEVKEISFEDVAIRTTKNFFNLFSKSYSV, encoded by the coding sequence ATGCTTGTCGACAGTCACTGCCACTTAAACTTTCCCGAGTTTGAATACGACCTGGATCAGGTTATTCAAAATGCCAACCAACAGGGGGTGACCACATTCTTGACGGTGAACACGCGCCTTGATCAAACGGCGCATTTGCAAAAAATTGCCGAAACGTATGAGCGGGTGTTTTTTTCAGTTGGGGTGCACCCCCATGATGCAGCTGAGTTCGTATCAAAAGACTTAGTTACATCTATCAGGGAATTGACGCAGCACCCGAAAGCCGTCGGTATTGGTGAAACAGGGTTGGATTATCATTATAATAATAGCCCCCGCCAAGAGCAGCTTGATTCTTTTCATCAACACCTGCAGGCATCCACAGAGCTTGATCTGCCCATCATTATCCATACGCGCGAGGCGGACGAGGATACGCTGGCTTGCCTTGATGATCACCCTAACGCCAAGGGTGTTTTTCATTGTTTCAGCGGGTCAGCTGACTTGGCCAGGGCCGCCCTGGACCGTGGGTTCTATCTGTCATTCTCTGGCATTATCACCTTTAAAACGGCCGAAGAATTGCGCCAAGTTGTTCGGTTTGCGCCCATGGATCGCATTTTGGTTGAAACGGATTCACCATTCCTGGCCCCGATTCCTCACCGCGGTAGGCGTAATGAACCTGCCTTCACGCGGATTAATGCTGAAAAGATTGCCGAAGTGAAAGAAATAAGTTTTGAAGACGTTGCGATAAGGACAACAAAGAACTTTTTTAATTTGTTTTCCAAGTCATATTCAGTGTAG
- a CDS encoding ABC transporter permease: MVKKTLPFYTCKPRSRLSLAPLADLWHYRNLLWVFVKRDLKVRYRYTMLGGLWSIIQPLSMMLIFSLVFSHIFHVQTAGVPYPIFSYAALIIWQSVSRMLTQGGTSLNDYGPMLSKVYFPRMLVPLAIILGACVDFVIASTILLGMIVFYGISLSLTILWVPLILLGIFCLTMGLTLWVSALDVQFRDIRAALPFLLQVWMFATPLMYPVTIIPQRLHTLYYLNPLVTYVELFRWALLGGQIPTLPHIFTATFLSIVFLISGLLFFNKIEGTIVDRI, encoded by the coding sequence ATGGTTAAAAAGACCCTACCTTTCTACACTTGCAAACCACGCTCCAGATTATCTTTAGCCCCCCTGGCTGATCTTTGGCACTACCGCAATTTATTGTGGGTGTTTGTGAAGCGTGATTTAAAGGTAAGGTATCGGTATACCATGCTGGGCGGCCTGTGGAGCATTATCCAACCCCTTAGCATGATGCTGATCTTCAGCCTGGTCTTTTCCCATATTTTCCATGTTCAAACGGCGGGCGTCCCCTACCCCATCTTCAGCTATGCGGCTTTAATTATTTGGCAATCTGTTTCAAGAATGCTGACCCAAGGGGGAACCAGCCTTAATGACTATGGACCTATGTTGTCAAAAGTTTATTTCCCCCGCATGTTGGTGCCTTTAGCCATTATCTTAGGCGCATGCGTAGATTTTGTCATCGCATCAACCATTTTGCTGGGTATGATCGTCTTTTACGGAATCAGTTTATCCCTGACCATTTTATGGGTGCCCCTGATCTTATTAGGAATATTTTGTTTAACGATGGGGCTAACTTTATGGGTCAGCGCCTTGGATGTTCAGTTTCGTGATATTCGAGCGGCTTTGCCTTTCCTATTGCAGGTCTGGATGTTCGCAACCCCCCTTATGTACCCCGTAACGATTATCCCTCAACGCCTTCACACCTTGTATTATTTGAATCCGTTAGTAACATACGTTGAGTTATTTCGATGGGCATTATTGGGGGGGCAGATTCCGACCCTGCCTCATATTTTTACAGCAACGTTCCTTTCAATAGTGTTTTTGATTTCTGGATTGCTCTTTTTTAATAAAATTGAGGGCACAATTGTTGACAGAATTTGA
- a CDS encoding branched-chain amino acid ABC transporter permease yields the protein MKIICGIFAILLLTAPYYCDAYVLSVLILAFYTAYVGQAWNLLLGFAGQLSFGHALYAGVGSYLAAGLFLQFGWSPWLTALPIMGLSGLLGASIGFLGFRFGVQGVYFTLLTIAFAECGRVIFDHWSLFGGAAGLFLPIDTVSNFWHLRGSISLFYYLFLGLVVAGFAVSWLFLKTRLGYFSQATRENEQAAQALGISTFWVKVKVMGLSASLTSLGGIFYAFYQNTLFPDQTLALSRSIELAMGTIVGGVGTLMGPIVGALILVPLGEVIQYVSGEEIVGIKNIFYGFCLLGIIMYIPKGIVPAFKGWRRKTKKTSDYFEK from the coding sequence ATGAAAATAATATGCGGAATTTTTGCCATACTTTTGCTGACGGCCCCTTATTATTGCGACGCTTATGTATTATCAGTTTTAATTTTAGCGTTTTACACAGCTTATGTGGGGCAAGCCTGGAACCTGTTATTAGGGTTTGCAGGTCAACTGTCGTTTGGACATGCTTTATATGCCGGGGTGGGTTCTTATTTGGCCGCTGGCTTATTTTTACAATTTGGTTGGTCACCTTGGTTGACAGCTTTGCCAATTATGGGTTTATCAGGCCTATTAGGTGCATCAATAGGATTTTTAGGTTTTCGGTTCGGCGTGCAAGGGGTTTACTTCACCCTTTTAACCATTGCATTCGCTGAATGTGGCCGGGTCATATTTGACCATTGGTCGTTGTTTGGAGGAGCAGCCGGTTTATTCTTGCCCATTGATACCGTCTCTAATTTTTGGCACTTAAGAGGCAGCATCAGTCTGTTTTACTATTTATTTCTAGGTTTGGTCGTGGCAGGTTTTGCGGTTAGTTGGTTGTTTTTAAAAACACGATTGGGGTATTTCAGCCAAGCCACCCGCGAAAATGAACAAGCGGCCCAAGCGTTAGGTATTTCAACCTTTTGGGTTAAAGTTAAGGTGATGGGACTGTCAGCCAGTTTGACCAGCCTTGGTGGCATTTTTTACGCCTTTTATCAAAACACCTTATTCCCCGATCAAACATTGGCTTTATCACGGTCGATTGAATTGGCCATGGGAACCATTGTTGGGGGAGTTGGAACATTAATGGGGCCAATTGTTGGGGCGTTGATTTTAGTCCCTTTGGGCGAAGTAATTCAGTACGTGTCGGGTGAGGAAATTGTAGGGATCAAGAATATATTCTATGGGTTTTGCCTGTTAGGTATTATCATGTACATTCCAAAAGGAATTGTACCGGCCTTTAAAGGCTGGCGAAGGAAAACAAAAAAAACCAGTGATTATTTCGAAAAATGA
- a CDS encoding ABC transporter substrate-binding protein, producing the protein MPAPSLTRRQFNLTSLAALGLSLAGVAGCGKKKDGTFQIGVLSPKTGADAQVGISCEQGARLAAHCLQESQPNLRMIYADTESGVDQGRTKAEKLISQGAHLLVGAHHSGITAAIAQVCEQRKIPLVVNIAASPKLTQQGYKYLFRNFPTTETLAHNGLGLMEQLFGQTKKHPKTAIILHINDTYGESMVQAFQAGLSKYQLPFSIIDSLSYDPRTQDLSAEISRVKASKADLLIPISRLNDAILMIRECVKQRYQPMGIISPGSPGMYERQFYGALGEHSDFCMTNTAWPNPSSPFSQSIIKTFYELFPQSQFDLNVAFTFEAVWIAANAYERSESTDPAALCEALAKTHIKERVVCGGPIAFDAQGQAKNIQSVSLQNRQGKPKIILPTSLAEMQPIFPAPNWKDS; encoded by the coding sequence ATGCCTGCGCCTTCTTTAACCCGCCGTCAATTCAACCTTACCTCCCTTGCTGCATTAGGATTATCTCTAGCAGGGGTTGCAGGGTGCGGTAAAAAAAAAGATGGAACGTTCCAAATAGGCGTGTTGTCACCGAAAACAGGGGCCGATGCTCAAGTTGGTATCAGTTGTGAACAAGGTGCCCGCCTCGCTGCCCACTGTCTTCAAGAAAGCCAGCCTAATTTAAGAATGATTTATGCTGACACGGAATCAGGGGTGGATCAAGGCCGAACGAAGGCAGAAAAGTTGATTAGTCAGGGCGCCCATTTGCTTGTTGGGGCCCATCATTCCGGTATAACGGCGGCCATTGCCCAGGTTTGTGAACAGCGTAAGATTCCCCTTGTTGTGAATATTGCGGCTTCGCCAAAGTTGACGCAGCAGGGTTATAAATATCTTTTCCGTAATTTTCCAACGACAGAAACATTGGCGCACAATGGTTTAGGGCTGATGGAGCAGTTGTTTGGCCAAACAAAAAAGCATCCTAAAACAGCCATTATTTTACATATCAATGATACGTATGGAGAATCAATGGTTCAGGCCTTTCAGGCGGGACTATCAAAATATCAGCTGCCGTTTTCGATTATTGATTCTTTAAGTTATGACCCGCGCACGCAAGATTTATCAGCAGAGATCAGTCGCGTAAAAGCGTCTAAGGCAGACTTATTGATCCCCATCTCGCGTTTAAATGATGCAATTTTAATGATCAGAGAATGCGTGAAGCAACGATACCAGCCCATGGGAATTATAAGTCCAGGAAGCCCTGGGATGTATGAAAGGCAATTTTACGGCGCCTTGGGTGAACATTCGGATTTTTGCATGACAAACACCGCTTGGCCGAACCCTTCTTCGCCCTTTTCACAAAGCATTATCAAAACTTTTTACGAATTGTTTCCCCAGTCCCAATTTGATTTAAACGTCGCATTCACATTTGAAGCCGTTTGGATTGCAGCCAATGCCTATGAACGCTCAGAATCGACAGACCCCGCAGCATTATGTGAAGCTTTGGCTAAAACCCACATTAAGGAACGGGTTGTTTGCGGGGGACCAATTGCCTTCGATGCCCAGGGGCAGGCCAAAAACATTCAATCCGTTAGCCTTCAAAACCGTCAAGGAAAACCCAAGATTATCCTGCCCACCTCGCTGGCAGAGATGCAGCCTATTTTCCCCGCCCCAAACTGGAAAGATTCATGA
- a CDS encoding branched-chain amino acid ABC transporter permease, with translation MIVALTIGVNGLLMGLVYGLMALGLSVVFGVTRIVNFAHGEILVLSGLVMATLYNTFGINPLFTLPFLALALFAGGYGLQQKIVNRLLKTSDHSQFIALSAIGIILLNIQLSIFGSQSQFIVTPYSLQSISVGPMLIDFMRLVTAGVALLTTGILFYFYYYTSTGKAIRACADNRFTAQAIGLNDRHLYALSFGIAGIVLAVSGCLFSLLMDISPLAGPQLTLLSFTIVIIGGLTHQAGPLLGGIVLGIVEAYTAFYAQSSLKSLVSFGFLILILLIRPQGLLTRRA, from the coding sequence ATGATTGTTGCCTTGACGATAGGCGTCAACGGCTTACTGATGGGTTTGGTATATGGTTTGATGGCCTTGGGACTTTCTGTTGTCTTTGGGGTTACGCGCATCGTGAATTTTGCCCATGGAGAAATCTTGGTTTTAAGTGGCTTGGTCATGGCCACCCTTTATAACACTTTTGGAATAAATCCCTTGTTCACCCTGCCTTTCTTAGCATTGGCTTTGTTCGCTGGTGGATATGGTTTGCAACAAAAAATTGTTAATCGTCTTCTAAAAACTTCTGACCACAGCCAGTTTATTGCTCTTAGCGCAATTGGTATTATTTTGCTCAATATACAACTATCAATTTTTGGGTCCCAATCACAATTCATTGTCACACCCTATAGTTTGCAGTCCATCAGCGTGGGTCCGATGTTGATCGATTTCATGCGTCTTGTGACAGCCGGGGTGGCGTTGTTGACGACAGGGATTCTGTTTTACTTTTACTATTACACATCGACTGGCAAAGCAATTCGTGCTTGTGCTGACAATCGTTTCACAGCACAAGCCATCGGTTTGAATGATCGCCACCTGTATGCACTTAGCTTTGGCATAGCAGGTATAGTTTTGGCGGTGAGTGGTTGTTTGTTCAGCCTGTTGATGGATATATCGCCCCTGGCCGGACCTCAATTAACCCTTCTAAGTTTTACCATCGTCATTATTGGTGGTTTGACCCATCAGGCAGGCCCTTTGCTGGGAGGAATCGTATTAGGGATAGTGGAAGCCTATACGGCCTTTTATGCACAAAGTTCTCTCAAATCATTGGTTAGTTTCGGATTTTTGATACTGATTCTTTTGATCAGGCCGCAAGGTTTATTAACGAGACGCGCATGA